The DNA sequence CACGACGACTGGCCCGGGGCCGTGGCCCAGCGCAGGGAGAACAACCTGATCGGACGGGGCACCGCCCCGCTCGCCTCCCCGGCCGACCTCGACCGCCGCCTCGCCGGCTGGCCGGACGAGCCGGTCCGGCTCAGCCGCCGGGCTCCCGGGATCTCCCTGACCGTCACGGCCTGCGCCGGACCGGACAGGACCGTCGTCTCGGCCGTCTCCCACCAGCTGGTGGGACTGCCCGAACTCGCCGCCTCCTGGGGCACACACTGCGGCAACCAGCTCGTCCACCCCGGCGATCTGCCGGACGGGTTGTACGGACAGGCCCGCGAGGCGGCGCGGCGCGTGGGCGAGGTGCTGCGGGGCCGCGGCTTCCGGGGCGTCTTCGGACTCGACCTCGTCGAAGAGGACGGCAGGCTCCTGGCCGTCGAGGTCAACCCCCGCTTCCAGACCGTGGTCTCCCTCGTCCAGGCCGCCGAACGCGCGGCGGGACTCCTGCCCACGCTGGGGCTGCACATCCTCTCCTTCCTCCTGCCCGCGCTGCCGCCGTCCGTGCCGGGGACGCTGCCGTCGGAACCGTGCCGTCCGAGCCAACTCGTCGTCCATGCCGCTGAGGACACCACGCTGCACGGCCTTGCTCCCACCGGGCGTTACCGGCGTGCCGGCCGAGTTGTGACAGGCCCGCTCGCCGCGCCCGCGGACCTGACCGAACTCCACGACGACGAGGCCCTGTACTGGGCGGTCGCCCGTCCGGGACCGGTCGCGGCCGGCCAGGAGCTGGCCCTGCTCCAGTTCCGGCACCCCGTCGCCCCGCTCGAACCTCGGCCCCGCCTCCACCCGGAGGCACGGGAGTGGATTTCCTCCTTCCACGGCCTGTCGTGGACAGAAGAGGAGGAAGAGAAGGAAGAGGCCACGACGCCCCTGCTCCGGCTGCCCGAGGGGCCGATGCGCACGGCGGGCCTCCACGCCCTCGACCTCATCATCGAGCGGTTCACCACCTCCCGCGCGCGCCCGCCGCTGTGCGTCCCGTCCCCCGACGAGCTACGGGCCGTCCTGGACGAACCCCTGCCCGAGAGCGGCACGGACGACCTGTGCGCCCTCCTCGAACGCGTCACCCGTGACGCCCTCGGCCAGGCCACCCGCCTGGACCACCCCCGGAGCTTCGTCTTCACCCCGGCCACCGGCAACTTCCCGGCCGTCCTCGCCGACGCCCTCGCCTCCGCCTACCTCTCCGTCCCCGGGGCGTGGCTGGTCGGCGCGGGACCCACCCAGCTCGAACTCACCACGCTCGACTGGCTCAAGGCACTCCTGGGCCTGCCCGAGGAGGCCGGCGGTCTGTTCGTCAGCGGCGGCTCCGTCGCCAACCTCACCGCCCTGGCCGTCGCGCGCGACCACCACCTCAGCGACGACCGCTCCCGCGCCCGCCTCTACTGCTCCACCCAGGCCCACCCCTCCGTCGCCCGCGCCGCGCACCTCCTGGGCCTCACCCGCGGGCACCTCTCCGTCGTACCGGCCGACCGCGCCCTGCGGCTCGACCCGGCGGAGGTCGCGCGGCGCGTCACCGGCGACCGCGGCGCCGGCCTGCGCCCCTTCGCCGTCGTCGCCACCCTCGGCACCACCGGCACCGGCGCCGTCGACCCCCTCGACGACCTCGCCGACCTCTG is a window from the Streptomyces mobaraensis genome containing:
- a CDS encoding pyridoxal-dependent decarboxylase; protein product: MHQRLNGRAGDGGPATEHTGDIEGIDADTGRELLDGLLDEAVWLDHCAFVSASFGPAPAWLRHEPVSAFRPLPVPPPASASLRGTPGRRRVCVSFAPEHGPNARTWARTHGYRLLAPDAGVTAWAADKISVLELFGEAGVATPPCVVVPATGRAPARAYWHDDWPGAVAQRRENNLIGRGTAPLASPADLDRRLAGWPDEPVRLSRRAPGISLTVTACAGPDRTVVSAVSHQLVGLPELAASWGTHCGNQLVHPGDLPDGLYGQAREAARRVGEVLRGRGFRGVFGLDLVEEDGRLLAVEVNPRFQTVVSLVQAAERAAGLLPTLGLHILSFLLPALPPSVPGTLPSEPCRPSQLVVHAAEDTTLHGLAPTGRYRRAGRVVTGPLAAPADLTELHDDEALYWAVARPGPVAAGQELALLQFRHPVAPLEPRPRLHPEAREWISSFHGLSWTEEEEEKEEATTPLLRLPEGPMRTAGLHALDLIIERFTTSRARPPLCVPSPDELRAVLDEPLPESGTDDLCALLERVTRDALGQATRLDHPRSFVFTPATGNFPAVLADALASAYLSVPGAWLVGAGPTQLELTTLDWLKALLGLPEEAGGLFVSGGSVANLTALAVARDHHLSDDRSRARLYCSTQAHPSVARAAHLLGLTRGHLSVVPADRALRLDPAEVARRVTGDRGAGLRPFAVVATLGTTGTGAVDPLDDLADLCEREGLWLHVDGAHGAAAAATARGHGLRTGLRRADSLTVDPHKWLFQPYEIGCVLLRRPELLRATFDLARHTLDSGYLAPTFPRGDEVNLSDHGPQQSRGLRALKLWLSLKTFGAGAFRQAIEHGMDLAEHAAALITDRPELTLVTPASLAVLTFRYHPADAPPGWDADAAQEDISRAVCAEGEALLLTTRVHGATVLRMCTVNPGSTRDDVAYVLHQVVRHGRRSVAAFRESTGALAESSGVLRESPASKDR